The region CATGCTTGAACACAAAACTGTTTTCTCCGTCCTCATGGCCTAACCCTTGTCCGCCCCTCCTTCCCGCAGGGAACCGGCTCAGCCTCTCTGGAGTCCCTCCTGGGACTCTCCGCGGGTTGAAGTCGTACCTCGATGTACTCGTCCTCATCCAGGACCTGCTGCTTTCTCGCCGCCGCCCCGGCCTCCCTGGCGGCGCGCTTCCTCCGGACCCCCGGCGCCGCGGGCAGCAGCAGGGCCCGGGACGAATGGCCCGGCGTCCCCATCGCTATCCCAGGACCGACCGCGCGGCGCCGGCGCTCCCAGGGGCTGGGGGGGTACGATTCACGATTTGCGCAGGCGCCTCCAAAAGCCAGCCAATGGGAAGGCGCGCCTGGCGCCAGCGCTCGGCGCTCCCCATGACGTCACTGCAAGCGCCTGCCGGACTTTAAGGAAATTGTAGTCTTCCAATGCCCGCGTTCTCATGCTTGTCTGGACTGTGGCCGCAGGGAGGCGCTGTGGTGACGGGCTATTCGCACGGGACgggttgtgtgtttgtgtgtgtggtgcggtgcactgtgtgtgtgtgtgtttgtgtgtaccaaaccaaaacaaacaaaaacttgaaggctggagagatgacctagcagttaaggctcttgcttgcaaagccaaaggacccaggttcgattctccaggacccacgtaagccagctgcacaaggtggtgctcgtgtctggagtttgtttgcagtggctggaggccctggcgtgcctcaTTCACTTGGTTATACACTAGTTCAAAACTTTACTCAAGAAGTGAACACTAAAGATACATCTAAATATCTACCTaagaaaagataaattaaaaaaaaaatagccagacagctcaaaaaaaaaaaaattattagttggTTGATTAGTTCTTTAACTTCCCGTGTGAACTTCCCAGAAAAGTGCTAATTGTCACTGATTTCCTGGGAATTGCTATCAAAAAAGAGATTGTGAACTATGTCAAACAAGCTCTACCTCAGAATGACTTGGTATAATTTTGCTTTTCCTTTATTGAGGAACAGTGTGGTGATGTTACTGCCTCTCCCAGAGCCACCCATCCAATGACCAAGATACAAATTCGCTAGATGGCCCCACAAACAAGTATGAAGGTACAGCTGCTGCTGGACTTGCCAGAAGAGTTTGTTCTCAGGTAATCTTGATCTACAAGGCGGGCATGTTCAGGCAGGAAGCGATTATAAATCCACAAGATGAATGGACAGGCATTGGCCAGCTGGTAGTGAAGAGGCATTGAAGTCCCAGAGGTGAGAAGAGGCCAGATAAATTCCTAAACGGACCTTTGACAGCACAGCATGCAGTGAGGTAGGAAATGACACcagggccaggccaggccaggctgcACCGGACCTCTGGAGAGGAACCATTCCTGACTAAACGCCAGAATGGGTGCTGATAAATATGACTAGAGGCAGTTGCGATGGCCAAGATGGGAAGAGAGAGCGATTTGCATCGGGTTGGTGTAGACGAAGCTGAGAGAAGACAGACTCTGGGTTCATTGATGTTTTATTTAGAGGTAAAATCGGTTGGACTGAGTGTGCAGGGTGAATTGAGGGCTCTGGGATTCATACATCTGGCCTGTGCAGGGGAAGAGATCACTGTGTGCTAGGTGATTTTGAGGACACTTGTGGGTTTCCAGGCACAGTCCTCAGGAGGacagtttaaaataaatatctagCTTGGGGAGAAGACTGAGTGTGCTCATCTTGGGAGCCCTTAGCAAGGGCTGAGGCATCTCTGGATGAAGGACGCATGCCTGTTGGATGTTATCCCAGCATCCTTAGCCCCAGGAGCTACATCCTCACTCCacagtctggctttttttttttttttttgaaggactGTATCTCTTGCAGATACCTCCCCACACCTTCCGTGGCCTGTGAGAGGATGTAGCAAAGTGTTCATGCCAAATGAAGATGGTGTTAGGTGCCATCAGCCCGCTGCACAGGGCCATTGGGAATGGAACCCTTGTTTTCATGATGCCATGCCTGGGGCCAGGGTTATGGAAGGGGCAGGGCAAGCGTTTGTCAAGGTAGTGAGGGTGGAGTTTTCCCAATCTAACGTCCTCTTGTCCACCCTAGGATGGCAGGGGTTGACTGCCAGAAGGGAGACATAGACACCCCCCAGGGGCAAAAGGTAAAGGGTCCTCATGTGAAGGTGAGTACTGCCTACAGACCACAGCAAGTCCTCAGAGGGCCTGGCCACCATCCATGGCTTCAGTTCTGCTGGGGGCACATGGTATGGGGACTAAGGACTCACTGGGTTATGCTCTCCCTCGGATACCCTGAGTCCCCTCCTtggcaggaaggaggagggacGCTCACTGGATGTGGAAATGGAGCAGGAGTGGGCTCGGGACTGTTCTGTGGTATTTGCAGATCtcgttttatttcttttttttttaaattttttaaaaattatttatttatttatttgatagtgacagacacagagagaaagacagatagagggagagagagagaatgggcgcgccagggcttccagcctctgcaaacgaactccagacgcatgcgcccccttgtgcatctggctaacgtgggacctggggaaccgagcctcgaaccggggtccttaggcatcacaggcaagcgcttaaccgctacaccatctctccagccctcgttttatTTCTTGATGTCAGCACAAGACTCGGAGATGAGGAGCATGTACAGCAGTTTTGGAAATTACcacctccagccctgttctagAGGCCCAGGTGCCAGGGCTCAATGCAGGACCTTTGAGGACATGGCAAGCCCAGGGCTGTGCAGGGGACACTGCCTTGGCAGGAGCATGGAAGATCAGCCAAGGGGCCCACGTCTGTGTTAAGAGGGCTGTGGTTAGACCCTGGGATGGGAGGGAGGCTCTGCTGAAGAGGATTCTGGGTCCTGGTGTTGATAAGCAATGGTTCCTGTCCTGGGTTGGAGTCCATCTCTCTGagtggtggttgggggggggtgctgaggaAGGCCATTCACTTTATGCCCGGCTCCACCTGAAGGGGATCTCTCTGGTACCTGCCTCGTGTGCCCTTCCTTCAGGGGCAAAGGGCACCGGGCATTGTCCTACACCCCACACTCCCACCCAGCGCTAGCTCTAGGCGGCCTGATGCTTATGGAAGTGGCTGTTTTCTCACAGCTCCTATTCAAGTAGGTCTGTCCTCTCCGTGAGGTGCCCCACTGCCATGGCCAAGGCCCAGAGCAGTGCCAGGTACCATCAGCTGTCCTTGGGAAGTTTCTTGGTCCCAGGTAAGAGCCTGGAAGACACTGATGCCCGCTTCTGGTGTCTCCACTTGGCCCGGCGGTTCTTGAACCAGACCTGAAGAGAAGGAGGGGACAGCTTAGAATCACCCCTCTCTTCCTAGGACCCTCATCCAGAGCACTCTGTGATAGGTGGGCGGGGCAGGAGGCTGCGCTACAGAGGTGTGGGTGAATGAGGGGTGCGCGGGGCATCTTTCTTTACCGGGTGCAGACAAGACAAGAGACCATGCAAATTTTCCCACACGTAATGGGAAACTCTTTTCCCACCTTCTCGACTCTTGGCTCAGAGACAGCCAGagactctctttctccctgtccctcatcccttcctccatttccctccctccctcctctctctttcattagtTCTCTTTGAGACAGTTTCCAATTTGCGATGGATCTGAGGATGAactgatctttctgtctccacctcctgtatgctgggattacaggcacgcgcCCCCTTCTGAACTTCCCCAAATCTGGACCATGAAGGAATGTCTCAACATTGGGTAAAAAATGGGAGGggataaaccgggcgtggtggtgcacgcctttaatcccagtactcggggaggcagaggtaggaggatccccgtgagttcgaggccaccctgaaactgcaaagttaaatccaggtcagcctgggccagagtgagaccctacctcacaaaacaaaacaaaacaaaaccaaaccaaaaacaaaaccaaaaagggggGACTTACATATAACAGAACGGCCTTTTATGTCTCTCCAGTTCCGGGGACAAATCCCTGACCACTTCCTCAGCGCCCCCTGCCCCACGGCCCCGGGACTATCCTTGTGCCCCATCGTGTGGTGCCCAAATGCCCAGGTCTTCCTCCTACACGCGGAGGACGAGGAACGGGCGAGATCGGAGAGGAGAATGGCTCTTGGGCCAACACACCCACCTCCACGCGCTCTTCGCGCAGGCAGATGCGTCCGGCCAGGCGCTCGCGCGTGCCCACGTCGGGGTACTGGTTCTGCACGAAGAGCGCTTCGAGCGCCTGCAGCTGCTCCTCGCTGAAGATGGTGCGGTGTCTCCGCGTGCGCCGCTGCGAGCCGGCTGCGGGCATCCCCCGCGAGCCTCCAGCGGGCGCGGCCAAGGCCAAGGGAGTCCCGGGCCCCAGGCTCAGTGGCCACCGCAGCCGCGCGCCTGCGGGGCGAGGGGCACGGTCAGATGCCAGCTGGCGGCTGAGCTCGCCACCCCCATGGCCCAGGCGATGGGGGGAGGGTCTCCCCAAGGCCCGCCACCCCGCGCGCCCACTCACCCAGCCTGGCCGCCTCCGGGCTCTGACGGGGCGCCTCGCGCTGGCcaccgcagcagcagcagcaggcgcAGGGCGCAGCCTCGGGGACCGCGGGCTCGCTGGGCTCCTCGGGGCTCCGGCTGCCTGCGGGCTGCTGTGGCCAGGCGACTCGGGCAGCGACGCTGCGCTCGGGCATGCTGGACAGGATGTGCTCGATGGAGAAGGGGCAGGGCGGTCCCGGGCCCTTGCGGCTGGCTGTACCGCCCGTGGTCGCCGCCATGCCCGCGGCGCCACCGGCTGGCACCGCGGGGATATATATACGTCGAGGGGAGGGGATGCGGTAATCTCCGGGCCGGGCACCACGTCCGCACCGGCTAATCCGGTCGCGCCGGCCCGCCGCGCGCTAATCCCCGAAGGTGGCGGCGGGAGAGCCTTTTCGGCCGCCCGGGCGCGCGGGGGGTTACTCTGCGAGGAGGGAGCCTGGCGCCCCCGCCGTGTCCGCTGCCTCGTGGATATGGGGCCTGGGCTCTTCCGATCAGAAGATGCAGTCGCCCCGAGGATGCCCGGACCCCGAGCGCGCAGCATGTCTGCTGCTGTCCTGTCCCCTGGCTTCCTTCATCCTAGCTGTGTTCTGGAGACACGCAGGTTCCACATTCTTGCACTCCAGCACTCTGGGCAGCTCGGTGATCCCACCGCCCAGCTCTCACTCACTTTGGAACCTGGATCCAGCAACATCCATGGTGGGACCCATTTCGGCTGTGTCCTGAGTTCCCGATTTTCTGCTTTCTCTGTAGGGAGAGGAAGGCTTGCCTAACCCCATCCAAAGCTTCCTCCTGCTTCCCCAGAAGGTGACACCCAGCGCCCCTGTCCCTTGCTGctctttgttttcaaggtagggtatcattctagctcAAGTTGATCAGGCacactgtagcctcaggctggcttcgaattcacagtgatccgcctacctctgcctcttgagctctgggattaaaggtgtgttgccACCACGCAGGCCCCTTGCTTTTTGATACATCAAAGTCCCCTTCACATTACACCGCCCCAAAACTCTTTTAGTGTCCCTCCCTGACTGACTCTTCCTGGCTAGTCCAGTTCTGCCTACAttatccaccccacccccacctggcCCCTCTGCGCCCTGTCCTTCTGCATCTCATCTCAGCGGCGTATTTCCTTGGAAACGGACTGTCCAATAGCCTAAGTCTGGGCCCCAGGACTACCACACTTAGTTCAGACCTATATGCCCGTGCCAGCAAACCATCTCTGCCCTTAAGTAGAAAGCAGGCCCCGGTGGCTACTGTTGCAGCGCCACGCAGCGTCCCACCTTCCCTGGGTTGTTGAGCAAGTCTGTGGCTTTAGGTTGACCACATACTGTGGACATAACTTGAACTCATAGATGCGACACAGGGGTAAAGAGCCtgaattcttttttcaaaaaatcagGAAGGGGCCCTggcgagatgactcagtggttaaggcacttgcctgcaaaacgtgACGGctagagttcaagtccccagtacctatgtaaagtcagatgcacaaagtggcccatgcatctggaatttgtttgcagtggttaaaggccctagtccacccattttttttcttctctctctgtttgcaaataaatacaaaaatattattaaaaagatttgggtgtggtggtgcacatctttaatcccaacactcagaaggcagaggtagaaggatcgctgtgagtttgaggccaacctgagactacatagtgaattccaggtcagactgggctggagaaagatctaccttgaaaaaccaaaaaataaaataaacaaaaatatttattttagcagagaggagggctggagagatggcttagcagttaaggcaaagcctaaggacacatgtttgattctccaggtgtctggagtttgattacagtggttggaagccctggcacaccaattctccccttccctccctcctcccctccttgcccctcctgcatttaaaaaaaaaaaacaaaacagtctgCTGGGctttcctaaaaacaaaacaaaacacagacagagaggagaaaattGCAAAATTTAGGGTCATAATCAATAACACACAAAAGAGACATTAGGGAAATTTAACAAGgctaaaaatacaattttatcaATGAAGATGATAAAATATAAacgaatgtggtagtttgagggAGATGTCAtccataaactcacgtgttctgaagctttggtccccagctgatgccactttgggaggtagagccttgctggaggaggtgtgttgctgggggaagGTTTAGGCGGGCTGTTAtcgccagctcccccttgccagagctcagctcactctcctgctgctgttttccacctgctgtggcagaggtgatgcccagcctctgctcatgccacgctgtcccctgccatcatgaagcttcccctcaagagaCTGTAAACAGAAAAAAACCCTTTCCTCATCAGCTTCGGGTCAGATGTTTTATCCTAGGAATGAGAAGGTGCccacaaatagaaaataattagcACATGTTACTGACAGTAATGAACGTAGGATATAACTATAGCTCTTACTGGCATAAAAAGAGTAGTAAGATATAatgcctaattttatttttatttttttattgacaacttccattattgtaaacaatatcccatggtaatgccctccctctccccgcttccccctttgaaactccactctttatcagatcccctccccctctcaatcgggctctcttttattttgatgtcatgatcttttccttctcttatgatggtcttgtgtaggtagtgtcaggcactgtgaggtcatggatatccaggcaactttgtgtctggaggagcacattgtaaggagtcctacccttactttggttcttacattcttttcacctcttctgcaatggaccctgagccttggaaggtgtgatagagattgagctgcatgcagcatggctttttttccagctttctgtcagctggtctacatggaggaggttttcagctcagtcccagtaggatttctcagtgaccttgaagtacaagtatgtggagtcttcagcaataggatcttaccatctattcctggtgggaaaccaagggccttggcaatggcctgtaatgttttgggggcaccagggacctccctgaccaacaactcactggaagatatcccgtgcctggcactgaaagttttctagtaacaatctatggctcctgtgtgttccattgtccaaaaaagtgggtttccatatgacttatttatatcttcttagattttgattagccttccctccacctttcctttactcaatctcttcccctgacctcatttaggccttttcacccccactaatctgttctACTGACATATTTACAATGCTACATTAttgtcccctcctccctccctttctattacctttatatcacctttctaatttctattAGTAATTGAGAATTAGCCTATGGTTAATTATGCACGAAATTTGGACATTTTCACCCTAAAGTCAAGTATAAAATAAAGTTGTCCATTCTAGCTGTACTCAGTATTATACTGGAGATCCAAGTCAGTggcaacaaagaaaaatatatatgtaagtagccatgcgtggtggcacacacctttaatcccagcactctggaggcagagataaaattaccatgagtttgaggccaacttggaactgcagagtgaatttcaggtccgctTGGACTAACCCCACCCTGTAAACAACAACACAGCAAAACAAGACATTATTATATTTAGATAAGTGGCTTTCAACCACCCACATGTTGAAGGCTTGGGCACTAGATTTTTTATTGGGAGTGTGTGGATTCttggggaggtagagccttgtgaGAGGAAGTTAGCTCACTGCATGTGTGCCCTCGAATTGGCTACATCTTTCTCttattctccttccctctcttctcccctcgtctttcttccttcccttttctttgctTCTGGATGCCATAGGAAACAGCTCCCTGTCTTGCCATAGGCTTAAAGCAACAGGATCACGTGACCATGCGATGAGCTCTCCAAAGCCCTGAGCCAACATGAACTTTTCCTCTGCAAATGGATCATCTCAGGTATGTTGTTACAGTAATAGTAGACCCTGACTAACACAGGTCTACTGCcctcaaaaaagaaggaagtcTTTGGTGACGCATCACCTAACATGTAAAAGGTAAAACtactggggatggggagatggcttagtggttagaggtgtttgcttgtaaagcctgctggtctggttcAATTCCTttgtacctatataaagccaggtgcaaaaagtggtgcaagtgtctggcatttgtttgcagaggcaagggaCTCatccatacacaaacatacacagatATGTGCCAATAAATAACCTTTTTAAAGGTAGAACCACATTAGAGACCTTCCAGAATGAGTACATTTCAGTAGCAAAGTGCTTTCCTATCATGCATGAGCCTTAGGGTTTAATCTTTAgcattagtttttgttttttttttttcctcacaacttTTACAGTTTATTGGTTACCTTAGACTTTTGCAGCATTGTGGCAGATCAAATTACTGCAGTCTTCACTCCTTTGGCTTTTTGCCAGCACTGTCATTGGCCTTGGCAGTGCCCCTGACTTTCCTCATTCTGTTCTTGtgttccttcctctgtttttttgaggtcctTTTCTTCTCATATCGACTACACCTTGCAAGTCTATATTTGGGCTCATTTTTCTTTGCATAATCCAAGTAACCATGAATCACGCCAAAGCCAGTTGTCTTGCCACCATCAAGATGGGTTCTGAATCCAAATACAAAGATGACATATGGTGTGGCCTTGCACATTTTGGCTCGTTTCCCCCAAATTTTGGTCTGAGGTACTGTAGCCTTCCCTGGATGTAGGACATCAATGaccatttttttctctgaagCAGTCTCTTAGTCACTAACTTCCTGGTCTGGATAGTTACTGTGACATTCGTGATGGTGGTGATCCCCAACAGCAAGGAGGAAAAGCAGCATTTTAtatatacgtacacacacacacacacacacacacacacacactaaatgaaatTAGAAGTTTGTAGAGGTAATGGAAATGagtttgaatgattttttttttttatttatttgggagcaacagacacagagagaaagacagatagagggagagagagagaatgggcaccccagggcctccagcctctgcaaacgaactccagatgtgtgcgtcccctggtgcatctgctaacgtgggacctggggaaccgagcctcaaactgaggtccataggcttcacaggcaagcgcttaaccgctaagccatctctccagcccttgaatgattttttaaaacacttttcttttttgttttctttgcatagtcttttaaaaaaattatttagtttttatttttatttatttatgtattttggattttcaaggtagggtctcagtctggctcaggttgacctggaattcactatgtagtctcagggtggccttgaactcatggtgatcttcctacctctgcctcctgagtgctgggattaaagatgtgtgccaccataccaatttttatttttatttatttatttgacagagagaaagaaggagagagagagcatggcatgccagggcctccagccattgcaaatgaactgcagacacatgagccaatttgtgcatctggctaacgtgggtcctggggagttgaacctgggtacttttgttgtgcaggcaaatgccttaaccactaagccatccctccagccctagaacatttttaattgacaacttctataattatagataataaaccctggtaattcccttccctccctcactttctccttcacaaatccactctccatcatatcccttccccatctgatttagtattttatttttatgtcatcatcttttcctcctattatgagggtcttgtgaaggt is a window of Jaculus jaculus isolate mJacJac1 chromosome 13, mJacJac1.mat.Y.cur, whole genome shotgun sequence DNA encoding:
- the Gsc2 gene encoding homeobox protein goosecoid-2, coding for MAATTGGTASRKGPGPPCPFSIEHILSSMPERSVAARVAWPQQPAGSRSPEEPSEPAVPEAAPCACCCCCGGQREAPRQSPEAARLGARLRWPLSLGPGTPLALAAPAGGSRGMPAAGSQRRTRRHRTIFSEEQLQALEALFVQNQYPDVGTRERLAGRICLREERVEVWFKNRRAKWRHQKRASVSSRLLPGTKKLPKDS